Proteins from one Vespula vulgaris chromosome 23, iyVesVulg1.1, whole genome shotgun sequence genomic window:
- the LOC127071790 gene encoding lysine-specific demethylase lid isoform X4 — MVSRYHDATSDFASQDRFGTYCCRTQDMACDRADSDFEFSIPPEAPVFEPSTEEFLDPLGYIAKIRPIAEKSGICKIKPPPNWQPPFAVDVDKFKFVPRIQRLNELEAKTRIKLNFLDQIAKFWELQGSSLKIPLVERKALDLYSLHKIVTDEGGVETVTKERRWAKIANKLGYPSGRSVGSILKNHYERILYPFDVFKQGKALTDIKIEPDSDEKIEKRDRDYKPHGIISRQQIKPPAEKFSRRSKRFSGQEEKQEVGIKQEDCKEECDSDHDCREGIVRSRYVDNDKSKELKKLQFYGAGPKMAGFNTKEPKKSNKTRGVKLTYEFDPLAKYICHNCGRGDNEENMLLCDGCDDSYHTFCLMPPLTEIPKGDWRCPKCVAEEVSKPMEAFGFEQAQREYTLQQFGEMADQFKSDYFNMPVHMVPTSLVEKEFWRIVSSIDEDVTVEYGADLHTMDHGSGFPTKTSVNLFTCDQEYAESSWNLNNLPVLRGSVLGHINADISGMKVPWMYVGMCFATFCWHNEDHWSYSINYLHWGEPKTWYGVPGSQAEKFEQSMKSAAPELFHSQPDLLHQLVTIMNPNILTNEGVSVFRTDQHAGEFVVTFPRAYHAGFNQGYNFAEAVNFAPADWLKMGRECITHYSNLRRFCVFSHDELVCKMSLDPDSLDIGIATATYHDMLQMVDDEKKLRKNLLEWGVTEAEREAFELLPDDERQCEACKTTCFLSAVTCSCHNSQLVCLRHFTDLCDCPPEKHTLRYRYTLDELPIMLQKLKLKAESFDSWVTKVKEAMDPKNDKVELSELKELLNEAENKKFPDSELLTALTTAVQDAEKCASVAQQLLNNKQRTRTRQSVETKYKLTVEELTLFYKEITNLCCELKESDGVKFILDQVLQFQSDAEDLESKEDDCNIDKLEKCIEFGDSICIELPQLVRLKQKLAQMQWLEEIKSLQEDPKSISREDLVRLIEKGTTIPPHFKIESTLAELRTLMTAIDKWEEKAKIYLNARNRPTISAVEEFVHEADEVEAYLPSLNTLQDILSRAKNWSNMVEEIQGRENFPYYDTLDDIVRKGRSISLQLDTLSMLESTLSQAKAWKERTVRTFLRKNSHYTLMEALSPRIGVGVQAMKTKKNKGDESVGAVFVCDTKLDDSNDSATVVAAFKLAEQREMDAMRSLRERNLLKAEMDDSRYCVCRRPRFGLMLQCELCKDWFHSNCVPLPKTTYKGKVPMSREVKFLCPCCLRSRRPRLETILALLVSLQKISIRLPEGEALQCLTERAMNWQDRARQALATEEISSALATLSALSQKLVEAAAREKTEKIISSELKKAANNPELHQRVQAIAPLSGVHSDDSVLSTADDDDDVVTIDDDEPTCSTFNSNEHAYSYISKLQRKSQSSDSSETAVILSHSARQHLEELMMEGDLLEVALDETQHIWRILSHTNSPSTIRKYAALEEIQTNCNQETKDAKKRGRKRKSEEFELLKKLGKQKIDDKSLVKRKGLVKEKKSASSPVPIKRGPRKMKRKEGEEGPKKRGGNRKKTKQDTSDEEEDCAAVNCLHPSGREVDWVQCDGGCEGWFHMHCVGLDRTEIAEEDDYICSNCKETDQNVTAYHGTDTEANIHETSSFVKTY; from the exons ATGGTATCGAGATACCACGACGCTACTTCCGACTTCGCTTCTCAGGATCGTTTCGGTACATATTGTTGTCGTACCCAGGACATGGCCTGTGATCGTGCTGACTCGGACTTCGAGTTCTCTATACCGCCCGAGGCCCCTGTATTTGAGCCCAGCACTGAGGAGTTCCTCGACCCTCTTGGATATATCGCAAAAATAAGACCGATCGCTGAGAAATCTGGCATCTGCAAGATCAAACCTCCGCCC aattgGCAGCCACCATTCGCAGTTGACGTTGACAAATTCAAATTTGTACCACGGATACAAAGATTAAATGAATTAGAAGCTAAAACTAGGATAAAACTCAATTTCTTAGATCAAATTGCTAAGTTCTGGGAATTACAAGGATCTTCATTAAAAATACCTCTTGTGGAGCGTAAAGCTTTGGATTTATATTCCTTGCACAAGATTGTCACTGACGAAg GAGGTGTAGAAACAgtaacaaaggaaagaagatgGGCAAAAATTGCCAACAAATTAGGTTATCCTTCTGGAAGAAGCGTTGgaagtattttaaaaaatcactacgaaagaattttataccCATTTGACGTATTTAAACAAGGAAAAGCATTGACTGATATT aaaatagaaCCAGATTCTGatgaaaaaattgagaaaagagATCGTGATTACAAACCGCATGGAATAATTTCAAGGCAACAAATCAAACCTCCTGCAGAGAAGTTTTCACGTCGTTCAAAGAGATTTTCTGGCCAGGAAGAAAAGCAAGAAGTCGGTATTAAGCAAGAAGATTGCAAAGAAGAATGTGATTCCGATCATGACTGCAGAGAAGGTATCGTTAGAAGCAGATATGtagataatgataaaagtaaGGAACTTaagaaattacaattttatggAGCCGGTCCAAAAATGGCTGGTTTTAATACCAAAGAACCAAAGAAGTCTAACAAAACTAGAGGTGTTAAGCTAACGTACGAGTTTGACCCA cTTGCAAAGTACATTTGTCATAATTGTGGGAGAGGTGACAATGAAGAAAATATGCTTCTGTGTGATGGCTGTGACGATAGCTACCACACATTTTGTCTAATGCCACCTTTAACAGAAATACCTAAGGGAGATTGGAGGTGTCCAAAATGTGTTGCAGAAGAAGTTTCAAAACCGATGGAGGCTTTTGGTTTTGAACAAGCACAAAGAGAGTACACCCTTCAACAATTTGGTGAAATGGCAGATCAATTCAAAAGCGACTACTTCAACATGCCAGTACAt ATGGTTCCAACTTCGttagtagaaaaagaattctggAGAATAGTTTCATCTATTGACGAAGATGTGACAGTAGAATATGGTGCAGATTTACATACCATGGATCATGGATCTGGATTTCCAACGAAAACAAgtgttaatttatttacgtGTGATCAAGAATATGCCGAATCCTCATggaatttaaacaatttaccGGTTTTACGTGGTAGTGTATTAGGTCATATTAATGCGGATATTAGTGGCATGAAGGTCCCATGGATGTATGTCGGCATGTGTTTTGCAACATTTTGTTGGCACAACGAAGATCATTGGAgttattctattaattactTACATTGGGGAGAACCAAAAACATGGTATGGCGTACCTGGTTCTCAGGCAGAAAAATTTGAACAGTCTATGAAGTCTGCTGCACCTGAATTATTTCACAGTCAACCTGATCTGTTACATCAATTAGTAACAATTATGAATCCAAATATCTTAACAAATGAAG gAGTATCGGTGTTTAGAACCGATCAACATGCTGGTGAATTTGTTGTAACATTTCCAAGAGCATATCATGCAGGTTTCAATCAAGGTTATAACTTTGCAGAGGCTGTAAATTTTGCACCTGCAGACTGG CTCAAAATGGGAAGAGAGTGCATCACACACTATTCAAATTTAAGGCGGTTTTGTGTATTTTCTCACGACGAATTAGTATGCAAAATGTCTTTAGATCCAGATTCATTAGATATTGGAATTGCTACAGCTACTTATCATGACATGTTACAAATGGtagacgatgaaaaaaaattgcgaaaaaatttattggagTGG gGTGTAACAGAGGCTGAACGCGAAGCCTTTGAGTTATTACCAGATGATGAACGACAGTGTGAAGCCTGTAAAACAACTTGTTTTTTAAGTGCAGTTACATGTTCGTGTCACAATTCCCAATTGGTTTGTTTAAGACATTTTACAGACCTTTGTGATTGTCCACCAGAAAAACATACGTTACGGTATCGTTATACGTTAGACGAATTGCCCATTATGTTACAAAAGTTAAAGTTGAAAGCCGAGTCTTTTGACTCATGGGTAACTAAAGTTAAAGAAGCCATGGATCCAAAGAATGATAAAGTTGAACTTAGTGAGTTGAAAGAACTTTTGAATGAagcagaaaataaaaagttccCGGATAGTGAATTGTTAACAGCTTTAACAACGGCTGTACAAGATGCTGAGAAATGTGCAAGTGTTGCACAACAGCTGTTAAACAATAAACAACGTACAAG gACCAGGCAATCTGTAgagacaaaatataaattaactgTGGAAGAACtgacattattttataaagaaataacaaatttatgtTGCGAATTAAAAGAGTCCGATGGCGTAAAGTTTATATTGGATCAGGTATTACAATTTCAAAGTGACGCAGAGGACTTGGAGTCTAAAGAAGATGATTGTAATATCGATAAACTAGAAAAGTGTATAGAGTTTGGAGATTCCATATGTATCGAACTACCACAACTTGTACGCTTAAAACAG aAATTAGCACAAATGCAATGgcttgaagaaataaaatcccTTCAAGAAGATCCAAAGTCCATAAGTCGTGAGGATTTGGTAAGATTAATAGAAAAGGGAACGACGATACCTCCGCACTTTAAAATAGAAAGTACTCTAGCAGAATTACGAACGTTGATGACTGCGATCGATAAGTgggaagaaaaagcaaagataTATTTGAATGCGAGGAATAGGCCGACAATTTCAGCAGTCGAAGAATTTGTTCACGAAGCCGACGAAGTGGAAGCTTATCTTCCAAGTTTAAATACTTTGCAAGATATATTAAGTCGAGCGAAAAATTGGTCGAACATGGTGGAAGAGATTCaagggagagaaaattttccatATTACGATACATTAGATGACATTGTTAGAAAAGGAAGGAGTATTTCATTACAATTGGATACTCTTTCGATGTTAGAATCTACACTTTCTCAAGCTAAAGcttggaaagaaagaacagtAAGGACATTCCTAAGAAAAAATTCACACTATACACTGATGGAGGCCTTATCACCGCGTATTGGAGTTGGTGTTCAAGCAatgaagacaaagaaaaataaaggcgATGAATCCGTCGGTGCTGTGTTCGTTTGTGATACAAAACTCGATGATTCGAATGACTCTGCGACTGTCGTAGCCGCGTTCAAATTGGCAGAACAACGTGAGATGGATGCTATGAGAAGTTTAagggaaagaaatttattaaaagctGAGATGGATGATTCTAGATATTGTGTGTGTCGTAGACCAAGATTTGGACTTATGCTTCAGTGTGAGCTTTGCAAAGATTGGTTCCATTCGAATTGTGTGCCGTTACCTAAGACAACGTATAAAGGCAAAGTACCGATGTCAAGAGAGGTGAAATTTTTGTGTCCATGTTGTTTACGTTCAAGAAGGCCTCGTTTGGAAACGATTTTAGCACTTTTAGTTAGCCTTCAAAAGATCTCAATACGTTTACCTGAAGGCGAAGCGTTGCAATGTCTGACAGAAAGGGCAATGAACTGGCAGGACCGTGCAAGGCAAGCTTTAGCCACGGAAGAAATTTCCTCGGCATTGGCTACGTTATCGGCACTTTCTCAAAAATTGGTCGAAGCTGCCGCCAGAGAAAAGACGGAAAAGATTATTAGTAGCGAATTAAAGAAAGCAGCTAATAATCCCGAATTACATCAAAGAGTACAAGCTATCGCACCTCTGAGTGGTGTTCATTCTGACGACAGTGTGCTTAGCACAGCG gatgacgacgatgatgtcgttacgatcgacgacgatgaaCCAACATGTAGTACTTTCAATAGTAATGAACATGCCTATTCTTACA TTTCAAAACTCCAACGTAAATCTCAATCAAGTGATTCCTCAGAAACAGCAGTAATCCTGTCGCACAGTGCGAGACAACATCTTGAAGAATTAATGATGGAAGGAGACTTACTAGAAGTTGCATTAGACGAGACACAACATATTTGGCGTATTTTAAGTCATACGAATAGTCCGAGTACTATTAGAAAATATGCGGCACTTGAAGAAATTCAAACTAATTGTAATCAAGAAACTAAGGATGCTAAGAAACgtggtagaaagagaaaatctgaAGAATTTGAATTATTGAAGAAGCTTGGAAAGCAAAAAATCGACGACAAAAGTTTGGTTAAACGTAAGGGATtggttaaagagaaaaaatcggCTAGTTCACCGGTACCTATAAAACGTGGTCCACGGAAG atgaaacgaaaagagggagaggaaggtccaaagaagagaggaggtaacagaaagaaaactaaGCAAGACACTTCggacgaggaagaagattGCGCTGCTGTTAATTGTTTACATCCTAGTG gtaGAGAAGTTGATTGGGTGCAATGCGATGGGGGATGCGAAGGTTGGTTTCATATGCATTGCGTTGGTCTTGATCGAACAGAAATCGCAGAAGAAGACGATTACATTTGTAGTAATTGTAAAGAGACAGACCAAAATGTAACG GCATACCATGGGACGGATACAGAAGCTAATATCCACGAAACTTCGTCGTTCGTCAAGACCTACTAG
- the LOC127071790 gene encoding lysine-specific demethylase lid isoform X2: protein MVSRYHDATSDFASQDRFGTYCCRTQDMACDRADSDFEFSIPPEAPVFEPSTEEFLDPLGYIAKIRPIAEKSGICKIKPPPNWQPPFAVDVDKFKFVPRIQRLNELEAKTRIKLNFLDQIAKFWELQGSSLKIPLVERKALDLYSLHKIVTDEGGVETVTKERRWAKIANKLGYPSGRSVGSILKNHYERILYPFDVFKQGKALTDIKIEPDSDEKIEKRDRDYKPHGIISRQQIKPPAEKFSRRSKRFSGQEEKQEVGIKQEDCKEECDSDHDCREGIVRSRYVDNDKSKELKKLQFYGAGPKMAGFNTKEPKKSNKTRGVKLTYEFDPLAKYICHNCGRGDNEENMLLCDGCDDSYHTFCLMPPLTEIPKGDWRCPKCVAEEVSKPMEAFGFEQAQREYTLQQFGEMADQFKSDYFNMPVHMVPTSLVEKEFWRIVSSIDEDVTVEYGADLHTMDHGSGFPTKTSVNLFTCDQEYAESSWNLNNLPVLRGSVLGHINADISGMKVPWMYVGMCFATFCWHNEDHWSYSINYLHWGEPKTWYGVPGSQAEKFEQSMKSAAPELFHSQPDLLHQLVTIMNPNILTNEGVSVFRTDQHAGEFVVTFPRAYHAGFNQGYNFAEAVNFAPADWLKMGRECITHYSNLRRFCVFSHDELVCKMSLDPDSLDIGIATATYHDMLQMVDDEKKLRKNLLEWGVTEAEREAFELLPDDERQCEACKTTCFLSAVTCSCHNSQLVCLRHFTDLCDCPPEKHTLRYRYTLDELPIMLQKLKLKAESFDSWVTKVKEAMDPKNDKVELSELKELLNEAENKKFPDSELLTALTTAVQDAEKCASVAQQLLNNKQRTRTRQSVETKYKLTVEELTLFYKEITNLCCELKESDGVKFILDQVLQFQSDAEDLESKEDDCNIDKLEKCIEFGDSICIELPQLVRLKQKLAQMQWLEEIKSLQEDPKSISREDLVRLIEKGTTIPPHFKIESTLAELRTLMTAIDKWEEKAKIYLNARNRPTISAVEEFVHEADEVEAYLPSLNTLQDILSRAKNWSNMVEEIQGRENFPYYDTLDDIVRKGRSISLQLDTLSMLESTLSQAKAWKERTVRTFLRKNSHYTLMEALSPRIGVGVQAMKTKKNKGDESVGAVFVCDTKLDDSNDSATVVAAFKLAEQREMDAMRSLRERNLLKAEMDDSRYCVCRRPRFGLMLQCELCKDWFHSNCVPLPKTTYKGKVPMSREVKFLCPCCLRSRRPRLETILALLVSLQKISIRLPEGEALQCLTERAMNWQDRARQALATEEISSALATLSALSQKLVEAAAREKTEKIISSELKKAANNPELHQRVQAIAPLSGVHSDDSVLSTADDDDDVVTIDDDEPTCSTFNSNEHAYSYISKLQRKSQSSDSSETAVILSHSARQHLEELMMEGDLLEVALDETQHIWRILSHTNSPSTIRKYAALEEIQTNCNQETKDAKKRGRKRKSEEFELLKKLGKQKIDDKSLVKRKGLVKEKKSASSPVPIKRGPRKMKRKEGEEGPKKRGGNRKKTKQDTSDEEEDCAAVNCLHPSGREVDWVQCDGGCEGWFHMHCVGLDRTEIAEEDDYICSNCKETDQNVTYRAGIYVEKKDGKKRKRKIPSWSCSRSRKCSG from the exons ATGGTATCGAGATACCACGACGCTACTTCCGACTTCGCTTCTCAGGATCGTTTCGGTACATATTGTTGTCGTACCCAGGACATGGCCTGTGATCGTGCTGACTCGGACTTCGAGTTCTCTATACCGCCCGAGGCCCCTGTATTTGAGCCCAGCACTGAGGAGTTCCTCGACCCTCTTGGATATATCGCAAAAATAAGACCGATCGCTGAGAAATCTGGCATCTGCAAGATCAAACCTCCGCCC aattgGCAGCCACCATTCGCAGTTGACGTTGACAAATTCAAATTTGTACCACGGATACAAAGATTAAATGAATTAGAAGCTAAAACTAGGATAAAACTCAATTTCTTAGATCAAATTGCTAAGTTCTGGGAATTACAAGGATCTTCATTAAAAATACCTCTTGTGGAGCGTAAAGCTTTGGATTTATATTCCTTGCACAAGATTGTCACTGACGAAg GAGGTGTAGAAACAgtaacaaaggaaagaagatgGGCAAAAATTGCCAACAAATTAGGTTATCCTTCTGGAAGAAGCGTTGgaagtattttaaaaaatcactacgaaagaattttataccCATTTGACGTATTTAAACAAGGAAAAGCATTGACTGATATT aaaatagaaCCAGATTCTGatgaaaaaattgagaaaagagATCGTGATTACAAACCGCATGGAATAATTTCAAGGCAACAAATCAAACCTCCTGCAGAGAAGTTTTCACGTCGTTCAAAGAGATTTTCTGGCCAGGAAGAAAAGCAAGAAGTCGGTATTAAGCAAGAAGATTGCAAAGAAGAATGTGATTCCGATCATGACTGCAGAGAAGGTATCGTTAGAAGCAGATATGtagataatgataaaagtaaGGAACTTaagaaattacaattttatggAGCCGGTCCAAAAATGGCTGGTTTTAATACCAAAGAACCAAAGAAGTCTAACAAAACTAGAGGTGTTAAGCTAACGTACGAGTTTGACCCA cTTGCAAAGTACATTTGTCATAATTGTGGGAGAGGTGACAATGAAGAAAATATGCTTCTGTGTGATGGCTGTGACGATAGCTACCACACATTTTGTCTAATGCCACCTTTAACAGAAATACCTAAGGGAGATTGGAGGTGTCCAAAATGTGTTGCAGAAGAAGTTTCAAAACCGATGGAGGCTTTTGGTTTTGAACAAGCACAAAGAGAGTACACCCTTCAACAATTTGGTGAAATGGCAGATCAATTCAAAAGCGACTACTTCAACATGCCAGTACAt ATGGTTCCAACTTCGttagtagaaaaagaattctggAGAATAGTTTCATCTATTGACGAAGATGTGACAGTAGAATATGGTGCAGATTTACATACCATGGATCATGGATCTGGATTTCCAACGAAAACAAgtgttaatttatttacgtGTGATCAAGAATATGCCGAATCCTCATggaatttaaacaatttaccGGTTTTACGTGGTAGTGTATTAGGTCATATTAATGCGGATATTAGTGGCATGAAGGTCCCATGGATGTATGTCGGCATGTGTTTTGCAACATTTTGTTGGCACAACGAAGATCATTGGAgttattctattaattactTACATTGGGGAGAACCAAAAACATGGTATGGCGTACCTGGTTCTCAGGCAGAAAAATTTGAACAGTCTATGAAGTCTGCTGCACCTGAATTATTTCACAGTCAACCTGATCTGTTACATCAATTAGTAACAATTATGAATCCAAATATCTTAACAAATGAAG gAGTATCGGTGTTTAGAACCGATCAACATGCTGGTGAATTTGTTGTAACATTTCCAAGAGCATATCATGCAGGTTTCAATCAAGGTTATAACTTTGCAGAGGCTGTAAATTTTGCACCTGCAGACTGG CTCAAAATGGGAAGAGAGTGCATCACACACTATTCAAATTTAAGGCGGTTTTGTGTATTTTCTCACGACGAATTAGTATGCAAAATGTCTTTAGATCCAGATTCATTAGATATTGGAATTGCTACAGCTACTTATCATGACATGTTACAAATGGtagacgatgaaaaaaaattgcgaaaaaatttattggagTGG gGTGTAACAGAGGCTGAACGCGAAGCCTTTGAGTTATTACCAGATGATGAACGACAGTGTGAAGCCTGTAAAACAACTTGTTTTTTAAGTGCAGTTACATGTTCGTGTCACAATTCCCAATTGGTTTGTTTAAGACATTTTACAGACCTTTGTGATTGTCCACCAGAAAAACATACGTTACGGTATCGTTATACGTTAGACGAATTGCCCATTATGTTACAAAAGTTAAAGTTGAAAGCCGAGTCTTTTGACTCATGGGTAACTAAAGTTAAAGAAGCCATGGATCCAAAGAATGATAAAGTTGAACTTAGTGAGTTGAAAGAACTTTTGAATGAagcagaaaataaaaagttccCGGATAGTGAATTGTTAACAGCTTTAACAACGGCTGTACAAGATGCTGAGAAATGTGCAAGTGTTGCACAACAGCTGTTAAACAATAAACAACGTACAAG gACCAGGCAATCTGTAgagacaaaatataaattaactgTGGAAGAACtgacattattttataaagaaataacaaatttatgtTGCGAATTAAAAGAGTCCGATGGCGTAAAGTTTATATTGGATCAGGTATTACAATTTCAAAGTGACGCAGAGGACTTGGAGTCTAAAGAAGATGATTGTAATATCGATAAACTAGAAAAGTGTATAGAGTTTGGAGATTCCATATGTATCGAACTACCACAACTTGTACGCTTAAAACAG aAATTAGCACAAATGCAATGgcttgaagaaataaaatcccTTCAAGAAGATCCAAAGTCCATAAGTCGTGAGGATTTGGTAAGATTAATAGAAAAGGGAACGACGATACCTCCGCACTTTAAAATAGAAAGTACTCTAGCAGAATTACGAACGTTGATGACTGCGATCGATAAGTgggaagaaaaagcaaagataTATTTGAATGCGAGGAATAGGCCGACAATTTCAGCAGTCGAAGAATTTGTTCACGAAGCCGACGAAGTGGAAGCTTATCTTCCAAGTTTAAATACTTTGCAAGATATATTAAGTCGAGCGAAAAATTGGTCGAACATGGTGGAAGAGATTCaagggagagaaaattttccatATTACGATACATTAGATGACATTGTTAGAAAAGGAAGGAGTATTTCATTACAATTGGATACTCTTTCGATGTTAGAATCTACACTTTCTCAAGCTAAAGcttggaaagaaagaacagtAAGGACATTCCTAAGAAAAAATTCACACTATACACTGATGGAGGCCTTATCACCGCGTATTGGAGTTGGTGTTCAAGCAatgaagacaaagaaaaataaaggcgATGAATCCGTCGGTGCTGTGTTCGTTTGTGATACAAAACTCGATGATTCGAATGACTCTGCGACTGTCGTAGCCGCGTTCAAATTGGCAGAACAACGTGAGATGGATGCTATGAGAAGTTTAagggaaagaaatttattaaaagctGAGATGGATGATTCTAGATATTGTGTGTGTCGTAGACCAAGATTTGGACTTATGCTTCAGTGTGAGCTTTGCAAAGATTGGTTCCATTCGAATTGTGTGCCGTTACCTAAGACAACGTATAAAGGCAAAGTACCGATGTCAAGAGAGGTGAAATTTTTGTGTCCATGTTGTTTACGTTCAAGAAGGCCTCGTTTGGAAACGATTTTAGCACTTTTAGTTAGCCTTCAAAAGATCTCAATACGTTTACCTGAAGGCGAAGCGTTGCAATGTCTGACAGAAAGGGCAATGAACTGGCAGGACCGTGCAAGGCAAGCTTTAGCCACGGAAGAAATTTCCTCGGCATTGGCTACGTTATCGGCACTTTCTCAAAAATTGGTCGAAGCTGCCGCCAGAGAAAAGACGGAAAAGATTATTAGTAGCGAATTAAAGAAAGCAGCTAATAATCCCGAATTACATCAAAGAGTACAAGCTATCGCACCTCTGAGTGGTGTTCATTCTGACGACAGTGTGCTTAGCACAGCG gatgacgacgatgatgtcgttacgatcgacgacgatgaaCCAACATGTAGTACTTTCAATAGTAATGAACATGCCTATTCTTACA TTTCAAAACTCCAACGTAAATCTCAATCAAGTGATTCCTCAGAAACAGCAGTAATCCTGTCGCACAGTGCGAGACAACATCTTGAAGAATTAATGATGGAAGGAGACTTACTAGAAGTTGCATTAGACGAGACACAACATATTTGGCGTATTTTAAGTCATACGAATAGTCCGAGTACTATTAGAAAATATGCGGCACTTGAAGAAATTCAAACTAATTGTAATCAAGAAACTAAGGATGCTAAGAAACgtggtagaaagagaaaatctgaAGAATTTGAATTATTGAAGAAGCTTGGAAAGCAAAAAATCGACGACAAAAGTTTGGTTAAACGTAAGGGATtggttaaagagaaaaaatcggCTAGTTCACCGGTACCTATAAAACGTGGTCCACGGAAG atgaaacgaaaagagggagaggaaggtccaaagaagagaggaggtaacagaaagaaaactaaGCAAGACACTTCggacgaggaagaagattGCGCTGCTGTTAATTGTTTACATCCTAGTG gtaGAGAAGTTGATTGGGTGCAATGCGATGGGGGATGCGAAGGTTGGTTTCATATGCATTGCGTTGGTCTTGATCGAACAGAAATCGCAGAAGAAGACGATTACATTTGTAGTAATTGTAAAGAGACAGACCAAAATGTAACG TATCGAGCAGGAATCtatgtcgaaaaaaaagatggaaagaaaagaaaaagaaaaattccaaGTTGGTCGTGTAGTCGGTCACGTAAATGCAGTGGATGA